DNA sequence from the Lysobacter silvisoli genome:
GCCGAGGGCGGCGTGGCCGAGGCCATGATCAGCACCGCCAGCTTCACCTTCGACGGCGTGGGCGGTCCGCGCGATTGCAAGCTGGCCGAGGAATGGGCCGCGCGCGGCGAGGATGCGGGCGCCAAGAACGCGCGCAACGAGCGCGTCTGGTACCTGGCCGTCTGTCCGATCCCGGCTCAGCGCGATCCCAAGCGCGCGCTGGAACTGGCCGCCTACATGATCGCCCGCGCCGACACCCTGGAGTTCAGCGAGCTCGACACCATCGCCGCGGCGCTGGCCGCCAACGCGCGTTATAGCGAAGCCGGCACCTACCAGCAGCGCGCGATCGACAAGTTCGACGGCGACCGCAACGGCGACACCCTGCGCCGGATGAAGGGCCGCCTGGCCGACTACCGCAGCGGCAAGGACTGGGTGCAGAGCTACAAGGCCGCGGAGTTGCCGGTCGAATGAGCGCGACGCTGCCCGAAGAACCGAAGGCGACGCCCACAGGCGCCGAGGCCGAAGGCTGGCAGTCGCTGCCGGCGCGCGCCTGGCCCTTGTTCCTGCTGGGCGTGTCGATCTCGATGGCGGTGCTGCTGGGGATGGTCGGCGTGATCGTCGGCACCCTGGGCCTGGGCGTGGCCGCGGGCATCGCCGGCGGCGGCGTGGGCGCACTGCTGGGCGGCGCGATCGGCATCTGGATCGGCACCAAGCAGTTCCACCACACCCATTGGCGCCTGGACGCGGACGGCCTGGCGGTGCGCCGCGGCCGGCTGTGGCAGCGCGAAACGCGCGTGCCGGTCTCGCGCGTGCAGCACCTGGACCTCAAGCACGGCCCCTGGCAGCGCCGGCGCCGCCTGGCCACCCTGGTGGTGCACACCGCCGGCACCCGCCACAGCGAGGTGCAGGTGCCGCACCTGGACGCGGACGACGCGCAGCGCCTGCGCGACCGCCTGGGCCGGCAGATCGACCACGATGACGACGCCTGAAGCCGGCGCCGACGGCGCGGGTGCGCCGACCGCGGCCGAAGCGGCCAGCGCCGAACGCCGCCTGCACCCGATGTCGTGGCTGTTCGTGCTGCTGCAGCAGCTGCGCCAGTTCATCGTGCCGCTGATCGCGCTGCTGGTGTTCGGCCGCGGCGACCGCAACGAACTGTGGTCGCTGCTGGCGGTGGGCGTGCTGGTGGTGCTGTCGCTGTGGCAGTACTTCACGTATCGCTACGGCACCACCGGCGATAGCCTGGTGGTACGCAGCGGCCTGCTCGAACGCAGCCTGCGGGTGATACCGTTCGCGCGCATCCATAACGTGGCGCTGCGCCAGTCGGCGCTGCACCGCCTGTTCGGCGTGGCCGAAGTGCGGTTGGAATCGGCCGGCGGGGCCAAGCCCGAAGCCGAGATGCGCGTGCTCAAGATGGCCGACGCGCTGGCCCTGGAGGCATTGGTGCGCCGGCGCGGCAGCGTGGAAGCGGCGGCCAGCGCCGAGCCGGCGGAAACCACGCTGCTGACCATGTCGGTGGGCGACGTGGTGCGACTGGGCGTGGTCAACAACCGCGGCATGTTCGTGGTCGGCGCCGGCGTGGCGGCGTTCATGCCCTACAGCCGCGAGGTGTTCCCCAACGACATCATGCCGCGCGAAGTCGGCCAGTTCGTGATGTCCTTGTTCGGCTGGACCCACAACCACCACTTCGGCCCGCTGCAGTACGTGCTGGGCGCGCTGCTGCTGATCGGCGCGGTGCTGGCCGCGGTGCGCTTGCTGTCGGTGCTGCTGGCGCTGCTGCAGTACTACGGCTTCCGCCTCAGCGAACACGGCCGCCGCCTGACCGTGGAGCGCGGCCTGCTCGCGCGCTGGCGCACCAGCGCCTCGCGCCGCCGGATCCAGGCCTGGACCCTGCGCGAAGGCGTGCTGCACCGCCTGCTGCGCCGGCGCAGCCTGGAGATCGAAACCGCGGTGGGCGAAACCCAGGACCAGGAACGCGCGCTGCGCGAACTGGCGCCGATCGCCACGCCCGCGGCCTGCGAGGCGCTGATCGAACACCTGCTGCCGCGCGCCGGCTGGCGCGGCCTGGACTGGCGCGCGCTGCCGCTGGCCAGCTGGTGGCGCTTGTTCGTGCCCGGCCTGCCCTGGCTGGCGATCATCACCGCCGCGCTGTGCTGGCGCTTCGGCGCCTGGGGCTTGCTCGCCCTGGCCTGGCTGCCCTGGGCCGCATTCAAGGCGCGCCAGCGCGCGCGCCGCATCGGTTATGCGGTCAACGAGGAGCTGGTGGCGGTGCGCGAGGGCTGGTGGAGCCGCCACTGGCGTTTTGCCGAGATCGACAAACTGCAGGCGCTGCAGCTCAGCCGCAGCCCCGTCGACCGGCGCTGCGGCACGGCCACGCTGTGGCTGGATACGGCGGGCGCGGGCGCGCTGGCGCCGCCGCTGCGGATCAGGTTCTTGCCGGTGACGGAGGCCGAGGCGCTGTATCGGCGATTGTCGGCGATGTTGGCGGCGCGGAAGTTGCGGTGGTGAGGAGCGGTTGAGCTAGCGGTGCCGGCGCCGCGAGTTCGATGATTCGCGTGCCCTCACCCCAACCCCTCTCCCGCGAGCGGGAGAGGGGCTAAAAGCAGCAACGTCGGATCCGTCCCCTCTCCCGCTTGCGGGAGAGGGCTAGGGTGAGGGGATGAGCGCAAAGCGCGAATGCTCTTGATCGGGCACCGAACTCGCCACGCAAACAGAAGACCCGTAGAGCCTGCCCCCGCGAAGGCGGGGGGCGGCGCACAGGACGTGCGCCGTTTTCCGCTCGGGCAGGAGGCCCGATCGGAAAATCCCGGCGCGCGCATCGCTCTCGCACGGGAGCTCTGGGGCAGCGTTTTTCTTTGGTTACTTTCTTTTGACGCTTATCAAAAGAAAGTAACCCGGCCGCTTGCGGACGGAAGCTGTTGCTGTTGCTTCGACCAGCACACCCAAACACCTTCGCGAGTTCGGAGCGGATCGCGGCTTACGCCGCTCCTACAGAAGGCGCAGACCCCACAGAGACCGGAGCGTTCGTCGTAATCGCGGGGTCGCGGTCGCAGCTTACGCAGCTCCTACCTCAAGGCTGGTGGGGACGTCGCAGTAGTTGCCGGTTCGCGGTCGCAGCTCCTACCCCGGAGCGAACACGCTCAGCCGCGGCCCCAATAGCCCAGGTCGCGACGGATCTGCAGCCCGCGCAGCCAGGCCGAGAACGGCTTGGGCTTGAGCGTGCCCAGTCGCCCGGCGGCGAAATCCTCCGTCGCCACGATCACCCGCTCCGACGAGCGCCCGTCGCGATACGGATGGATCGCATCGGCGTAAGCGTCCAGCGTCGCCTGCAATTCC
Encoded proteins:
- a CDS encoding PH domain-containing protein; translation: MTTPEAGADGAGAPTAAEAASAERRLHPMSWLFVLLQQLRQFIVPLIALLVFGRGDRNELWSLLAVGVLVVLSLWQYFTYRYGTTGDSLVVRSGLLERSLRVIPFARIHNVALRQSALHRLFGVAEVRLESAGGAKPEAEMRVLKMADALALEALVRRRGSVEAAASAEPAETTLLTMSVGDVVRLGVVNNRGMFVVGAGVAAFMPYSREVFPNDIMPREVGQFVMSLFGWTHNHHFGPLQYVLGALLLIGAVLAAVRLLSVLLALLQYYGFRLSEHGRRLTVERGLLARWRTSASRRRIQAWTLREGVLHRLLRRRSLEIETAVGETQDQERALRELAPIATPAACEALIEHLLPRAGWRGLDWRALPLASWWRLFVPGLPWLAIITAALCWRFGAWGLLALAWLPWAAFKARQRARRIGYAVNEELVAVREGWWSRHWRFAEIDKLQALQLSRSPVDRRCGTATLWLDTAGAGALAPPLRIRFLPVTEAEALYRRLSAMLAARKLRW
- a CDS encoding PH domain-containing protein, which codes for MSATLPEEPKATPTGAEAEGWQSLPARAWPLFLLGVSISMAVLLGMVGVIVGTLGLGVAAGIAGGGVGALLGGAIGIWIGTKQFHHTHWRLDADGLAVRRGRLWQRETRVPVSRVQHLDLKHGPWQRRRRLATLVVHTAGTRHSEVQVPHLDADDAQRLRDRLGRQIDHDDDA